In Amycolatopsis sp. FBCC-B4732, the genomic stretch GCCCGCGGTGCGCACCTCGCCGGGCCCGATCCGGTCGACCGGCGAGCCGGTGCGCACCGAGCCGGCGGGCAGGCGGGCGGCCAGCTGCCGGGGGAGTGCGCCCATGCCTTCGGCGGGCAACGACGGCGCGGAGCGCAGGAAACTCCGCCAGACCAGCCGGAAGAACCGGCTCGACGTGCTGAGCTCGGCTTCGAGGAAGACGCCGGACAGGAAGGGGCGCAGCACGGTGGCCACGGCCCGGTCGGACAGCCCGGCCCGGCCCAGCTCGTCGGCGGTCGTCCCGTCGTCCCCGCGCACGATCGAGCGGGCGGACCCGGCGGCGACGCGGGCGGAGAGCGCACCGAGGGCGGCGAGGTCCTTCGCGGAGAGGTACCGGCGGGCGGCGACGTCCCGCAGCGCCTTCGGAGCGTCGAGCGGGTGGCCGAGCAGCGAGACCCGGTCGTCGTCGGCGACGCGGACCGCGCGCCAGAACCGGCCGAGGCGCAGGGCGTCGACGTCGACGAGCCGCCGGATCGCCGGGTAGGCGGGGTTGAGGACCTGGAAGCCGCGGTCGAGCCGGAAGCCGTCGACGACGTCGGTGCGCACGCGCCCCCCGACGTCGTCTCCCGCCTCGAGCACGGCGCATTCGACACCGGCCTCGTGCAACCGCCGGGCGGCGGCGAGCCCGGCAAGCCCCGCGCCGATGACGACGACGTCCGTTTCGTGGGTGGTCATGGATCGATACTGCATCGGATCGGCCCGCGGCGCATCGGACGTGAGTAGCGTTCATCGCGCGATTCCGC encodes the following:
- a CDS encoding NAD(P)/FAD-dependent oxidoreductase, with the translated sequence MTTHETDVVVIGAGLAGLAAARRLHEAGVECAVLEAGDDVGGRVRTDVVDGFRLDRGFQVLNPAYPAIRRLVDVDALRLGRFWRAVRVADDDRVSLLGHPLDAPKALRDVAARRYLSAKDLAALGALSARVAAGSARSIVRGDDGTTADELGRAGLSDRAVATVLRPFLSGVFLEAELSTSSRFFRLVWRSFLRSAPSLPAEGMGALPRQLAARLPAGSVRTGSPVDRIGPGEVRTAGGDVWTARAIVVATDGSTASRLVDGVVEPLWNGVTTWYFAPDRRPSHEPVIMVDARGGPVVNTAVLSEVCPSYAPPGGALVSASTLTPVAEPEVRRALGRIYRTDATRWPVIGRYEIPHALPAMPAPHPIRREVRWGDGIYVCGDHRDTSSLQGALASGGRTARALLADRS